Genomic DNA from Chloroflexota bacterium:
CCACCCTGCGCGCCGGCACACTGGTGCTGGCAGCGCTCGCGCTGGTGGCGTACGTGGGACTGCTCCGCACGGCCCTGCGCCCCTGGCTGGCGCTCGCCCTGGCGCTGCTGCTGCTGCTGCACCCCCTGTTCGTACACCTCGCGGCATCGTTCATGACCGACGTGCCGTTCCTGGCCATCATGCTCCTGGCGCTCTGGTGCGGGCAGATCGGGCTGGGCAGTCGGCGGCCAGACGGCGCGTCCGCCGATAGGTTGACGGCTGAGACGGCCCGGGTCCAACTCGGGCGCCCGGACGACCGGGGCCTCAGCCTGGGCTGGCTGGCGCTCGCCTCGGGGCTGATCGGGCTGGCCTGCCTGGTACGACAGGTCGGCATGGTGCTCGGACCGGCCGTGCTGCTGGCCGCCCTGCCGGAGCTATGTGCGGCATGGCCAGGACTGCGCGCCACGCCGCGCGGGCGCACCTGCCTGCTGGCCGCGCTCAGCGTGCCCTTCTTGCTGGTGGTCACCCTGCTGACCTACGCCGATCCGCGCGACGTGACGGTGGAGGTGCGGCTGCTGGACGGCCTGCGGACGGCCGATCTGCCAGGCCTGCTCTGGACCGAGCTGCGGGCGAGCGGCGCAGCCCTGATGCTGCTCGGGTGGTCGGTCGGGCCGGCCACGCCGCTGCTGCTGGCCAACCCGAGCCTGCTCGGCTGGCGGCGCTGGCAGTGGAACGCGGCAGCCTGTTCCCTGCTGCTGGTCTGGCTGGCCCTCGGCGTCCAGCTGGATGCGGCAGGCACGCTCACGCCGTTGTTCGGCAACACGCTGAACGCGGCCGGCCTGACCGTCTCCGGGCTGCATCCGCGCGCCGTCACGGCGGACGCACTCGGGCAGACGCTGCTGGCGATCCTCGGGGTGTTGGGAGCAGTCGGGCTGACGACGGGGCTGGTCAGCGCACTCGGAGCAACGCCGGGCGGACGGTCGCCGGCGAGTTCGCCGCTGGCGTCAGGTGCGCGGACGGCGCGGGGTTGGCAGCTGCAGGCTGTCGCGCAGACGCCGTTGGCGATCCGGCTCCTCGGCCTCGCCAGCCTGGGCATCCTGCTGCTGACCCTCGGGTACGGACCGCTGGCCGGCCCGGTCAACGGCCTGTACGACCGCTACCTGTTGCCGGTGCTGCCGGGCCTGCTGGCCTGCGTCGGGTACGCCGTCCGCGAACGGCGCGCCGCCGTGCCCCTGCTGCTGGTCGGCGCGCTCTGCTTCGGCGGGTGGTCGCTCTCCTGGCAGCGCGAGTACCTCCAGCGGCAGGCAGCCGTCTGGCAGGTGGCTGATTCGCCGGTGGCCCAGGGTATCCCGCCGACCGATATCGACGGCGGCTACGAGTGGAACGGCTGGTATCGCGGGCCGGCCGCCATCGAGAATGCCCGCCTCGCAGCGCTGGCCTCCAGCGATTCGCGCAGCTTCGTGCAGCGCGTGGTGGACAGCATCTACCGCACCAGTCCGTGGTACGTGGGCTTCGATCTTCGGCGGCCGGCCTGCCCGGGCACACCAGCCGTCCAGGCGCACTACGGCGACGGCGACTGGCCGATCTACGGTCTGCGCCGCTGCGCCGGCCCGGGCGGCCCGCCCGTCCGCGCGCCTTCTGGCCCGCCCGTCCGCGCGCCTTCTGGCACGACGGCCACACGCTGAGCGGACGTCCCGGCCGCGAATGCACGTCCTTGAACCGTGAGCGCCCGTCCGTGACCCCCACAATTGGACGACGGCCACCCCCTCAGATCACGCATACATACGATGGAGCATCGATAAACGTCCCGTTATCGCGACAGTCTACGTTTGGATCTTTAAGCCGCTGATCTCAAGCAGCATCCCTGGAGTCCCCCAATGTCCTCGGACCTCGCGCCCGCGCAGCCACAGTCATCGGCGGCGCTCGTCAACGACATCGTGAGTCGCGTCATTCGGCAGGAGCTTGCCAGGACTCAGTCCGCGCGGCAGCGTGCCGGGCGTCGGCGGGCCGCGGCCCAGCGAGCCCGCAGCTTCGAGCGGCAAGCCCTGGCGGCCGTCGGACGGAGCTGACGCCGCCGCGCTTCCTGGGGGCCTTGTCGCGCTCTATTCCCGAATCTGATCTCTGGACCTGCGCTGGACGCTCGGCTGTCGGCCAGCGGTGCGTCAGCCGGCGGTGCGCCAGCGCGCGACGCCCAGCGTCACCGGGGCGCTCCCGCGAACGACCAGCACGCCATCGCGCTCCTCCAGCAGCTCGGCCATCGCGGAGCGCAGGCGACGGTCGGCCTCGCTGCCCGGCACGACGTACAGCCGACGCCGCAGCCGGGCCAGCGCACCGTCAGGCGAGCCCATCGGGAACGGCTCAACCTCGATCACGGTCGTTTCGATGGGGCCGAGACCCAGGTCTTTCAGCACCGCCGCCAGCTGCGGGAAGTGGGGGGCCGGCAGCCGCTCCTCGCCGTGCACCAGCGGCCAGAACGGCGCGATCCACGCCTGCGGCGGCACTGCGAAAAGGGCGATGGCCGCCCAGCGGCGGGCCGCGCCCGACATCCAGCGTACGAACGGCTCGATGTCGAGGAACGGGTAGACCGTGTGCGACGAGAACACGGCGTCACCGCGCAGGTCCGGCAGCTCCTGCCAGCGTGACGGCATCAGGCGGACGTTCGCGATGCCACGCGCTCGGGCGTCTTCCGTGAGCGTCTCGCCCATGATCGGGCTCGGCTCGACGGCCACCACCTCGCGGACGGCTGCCGCCAGCGGCAGCGCGAAGCGGCCAGCCCCCGCCCCGACATCAACCAGGGTGTCGGTGGGGCGCAGGTGCGGGCGCAGGATCTCGACGACCGCCGCGTCGTCCTGGCGACTTC
This window encodes:
- a CDS encoding glycosyltransferase family 39 protein, translating into MRSPRARLAQQTACWVILGLVMAGVVVLAPPGGEFPVDDDWIYAQTVQQLLTEGRYQRSVWIDSAFLAQAWWGAALSWLFGFSHTTLRAGTLVLAALALVAYVGLLRTALRPWLALALALLLLLHPLFVHLAASFMTDVPFLAIMLLALWCGQIGLGSRRPDGASADRLTAETARVQLGRPDDRGLSLGWLALASGLIGLACLVRQVGMVLGPAVLLAALPELCAAWPGLRATPRGRTCLLAALSVPFLLVVTLLTYADPRDVTVEVRLLDGLRTADLPGLLWTELRASGAALMLLGWSVGPATPLLLANPSLLGWRRWQWNAAACSLLLVWLALGVQLDAAGTLTPLFGNTLNAAGLTVSGLHPRAVTADALGQTLLAILGVLGAVGLTTGLVSALGATPGGRSPASSPLASGARTARGWQLQAVAQTPLAIRLLGLASLGILLLTLGYGPLAGPVNGLYDRYLLPVLPGLLACVGYAVRERRAAVPLLLVGALCFGGWSLSWQREYLQRQAAVWQVADSPVAQGIPPTDIDGGYEWNGWYRGPAAIENARLAALASSDSRSFVQRVVDSIYRTSPWYVGFDLRRPACPGTPAVQAHYGDGDWPIYGLRRCAGPGGPPVRAPSGPPVRAPSGTTATR
- a CDS encoding methyltransferase domain-containing protein, translated to MSQDRPDAATPAGRRWQQMALAHRAQSERLRDPAWESGTDFRPTFVESFRAGRSRQDDAAVVEILRPHLRPTDTLVDVGAGAGRFALPLAAAVREVVAVEPSPIMGETLTEDARARGIANVRLMPSRWQELPDLRGDAVFSSHTVYPFLDIEPFVRWMSGAARRWAAIALFAVPPQAWIAPFWPLVHGEERLPAPHFPQLAAVLKDLGLGPIETTVIEVEPFPMGSPDGALARLRRRLYVVPGSEADRRLRSAMAELLEERDGVLVVRGSAPVTLGVARWRTAG